Proteins encoded within one genomic window of Arachis ipaensis cultivar K30076 chromosome B08, Araip1.1, whole genome shotgun sequence:
- the LOC107614514 gene encoding serine/threonine-protein kinase WAG1-like, translating to MMVEDTFLFPPDTDLDLSFTSTTTDRTFTTASSSARTSLTRTSSLTLSFSFNDRLSAASASATTSSASVLRRPHRSSDPHWSAIRAATALSSDGRLHLRHLKILGHLGTGNLGRVFLCRLRDDHHGGATFALKVVDKDLLNAKKLSHVETEAEILHALDHPFLPTLYARIDASHYTCLLIDYCPNGDLHSLLRKQPGNRLSLRAVRFFAAEVLVALEYLHALGIVYRDLKPENVLLREDGHVMLSDFDLCFKADVAPVFERRSHSPRLTTNSRNRCFCYNNYSNKSRFTERVVAEFVAEPTTAFSRSCVGTHEYLAPELVSGNGHGNGVDWWAFGIFIYELLYGTTPFKGYSKESTLRNIASSRDVRFYVNEREELEEGISEARDLIEKLLVKDPRRRLGCARGATDIKRHPFFDGIKWPLIRTYKAPEVRGLVKRSRSLQHVTSHVTHGRRRKWWWKALEYVMRKKGNKYNSNTNYSNGNYYHFVNCYKVR from the coding sequence ATGATGGTAGAGGACACATTCTTGTTCCCGCCAGATACAGATCTTGATCTTAGTTTCACAAGCACCACCACTGACCGTACCTTCACCACGGCCTCCTCCTCCGCCCGCACCTCCCTAACACGCACCAGCAGTCTCACCCTCAGCTTCAGCTTCAACGACCGTCTCTCCGCCGCATCCGCCTCCGCTACAACCTCATCTGCCTCCGTCCTCCGCCGTCCCCACCGCAGCTCCGACCCACACTGGTCCGCAATCCGCGCTGCCACCGCCCTCTCCTCCGACGGCCGCCTCCACCTACGACATCTCAAGATCCTCGGCCATCTCGGCACCGGAAACCTTGGCCGCGTCTTCCTCTGCCGCCTCCGTGACGATCACCATGGCGGCGCCACCTTCGCCCTCAAGGTCGTTGACAAAGACCTCCTAAACGCCAAGAAACTCTCCCACGTAGAAACCGAGGCAGAAATCCTCCACGCGCTAGACCACCCTTTCCTTCCCACGCTCTACGCGCGCATCGATGCTTCTCACTACACTTGCCTCCTCATCGACTACTGCCCCAACGGAGACCTCCATTCCCTCCTCCGCAAACAGCCCGGCAACCGGCTCTCTCTCCGGGCGGTTCGATTCTTCGCAGCGGAGGTTCTCGTCGCGCTCGAGTACCTCCATGCGCTAGGAATAGTTTACAGAGATCTCAAACCAGAGAACGTTCTGTTACGCGAGGACGGTCACGTCATGCTCTCGGATTTCGATCTCTGCTTTAAAGCTGACGTGGCACCTGTTTTCGAGCGTAGGTCACATTCCCCGAGACTAACAACAAACTCAAGAAACCGTTGTTTCTGTTATAACAACTATAGCAACAAATCTCGATTTACGGAGCGCGTGGTGGCGGAGTTTGTTGCGGAACCAACAACGGCGTTTTCACGATCGTGTGTTGGGACCCACGAGTATCTCGCTCCAGAGCTTGTTTCTGGTAACGGTCATGGTAACGGCGTGGATTGGTGGGCTTTTGGGATTTTCATCTATGAACTTTTGTATGGTACGACGCCGTTTAAGGGGTATAGTAAAGAGAGCACGCTGCGCAATATAGCATCCAGCAGGGACGTGAGATTTTACGTTAATGAGAGAGAGGAATTGGAGGAAGGGATAAGTGAAGCTAGGGATTTGATTGAGAAGCTTTTGGTGAAGGATCCGAGGAGGAGGCTAGGGTGCGCCAGAGGTGCAACGGATATTAAACGGCACCCGTTTTTTGATGGGATAAAGTGGCCGTTGATTCGGACGTACAAGGCACCGGAGGTGAGGGGGTTGGTGAAGAGGAGTAGGTCGTTGCAGCACGTGACTAGTCACGTGACACATGGTAGAAGGAGAAAGTGGTGGTGGAAAGCGCTTGAGTATGTGATGAGGAAGAAGGGGAACAAATATAATTCGAATACAAACTATAGTAATGGGAATTATTATCATTTTGTTAATTGTTATAAAGTTAGGTAA